The proteins below are encoded in one region of Pseudomonas entomophila L48:
- the rplX gene encoding 50S ribosomal protein L24, translating into MQKIRRDDEIIVIAGKDKGKRGKVLKVLADDRLVIGGVNLVKRHTKPNPMAGVQGGIVEKEAPLHASNVAIFNGETNKADRVGFKVEDGKKIRVFKSTQKAVDA; encoded by the coding sequence ATGCAAAAGATTCGTCGTGACGACGAGATCATCGTGATCGCCGGCAAAGACAAAGGTAAGCGCGGTAAGGTGCTGAAGGTTCTGGCTGATGACCGTCTGGTCATCGGTGGTGTGAACCTGGTCAAGCGTCATACCAAGCCTAACCCGATGGCGGGCGTCCAGGGCGGTATCGTCGAGAAAGAAGCGCCTCTGCACGCTTCCAACGTTGCCATCTTCAATGGCGAAACCAACAAGGCTGACCGCGTTGGTTTCAAAGTAGAAGACGGTAAGAAAATTCGTGTCTTCAAGTCGACCCAAAAAGCGGTTGATGCTTGA
- the rplE gene encoding 50S ribosomal protein L5: protein MARLKEIYRNEIAPKLKEELKLSNVMEVPRVTKITLNMGLGEAIGDKKVIEHAVADLEKITGQKPVVTFARKSIAGFKVREGWPIGVKVTLRRDKMYEFLDRLLAISLPRVRDFRGLNAKSFDGRGNYSMGVKEQIIFPEIDYDKIDALRGLDITLTTTARSDDEGRALLRAFKFPFRN, encoded by the coding sequence ATGGCACGACTGAAAGAGATTTACCGGAACGAAATCGCTCCTAAGCTTAAGGAAGAACTTAAGCTGTCGAACGTGATGGAAGTTCCGCGCGTTACCAAGATCACCCTGAACATGGGTCTGGGCGAAGCGATCGGCGACAAGAAAGTCATCGAGCACGCTGTTGCCGACCTGGAAAAGATCACCGGTCAAAAGCCGGTCGTGACTTTCGCTCGTAAATCCATCGCGGGCTTCAAAGTCCGTGAGGGCTGGCCGATCGGCGTCAAGGTGACCCTGCGTCGCGACAAGATGTACGAATTCCTGGACCGCCTGCTGGCGATCTCCCTGCCTCGGGTTCGCGACTTCCGCGGCCTGAATGCCAAGTCCTTCGATGGTCGTGGCAACTACAGCATGGGCGTGAAAGAGCAGATCATCTTCCCGGAAATCGACTACGACAAGATCGATGCTCTGCGCGGTTTGGACATCACCCTGACCACCACTGCTCGTTCGGACGACGAAGGCCGCGCTCTGCTGCGTGCTTTCAAGTTCCCGTTCCGCAACTGA
- the rplV gene encoding 50S ribosomal protein L22, with protein sequence MEVAAKLSGARISAQKARLVADQIRGKKVGEALNLLAFSSKKAAEIMKKVLESAVANAEHNEGADVDDLKVSTVFVNEGRSLKRIMPRAKGRADRIVKRSCHITVKVADK encoded by the coding sequence ATGGAAGTAGCCGCTAAGTTGTCGGGCGCTCGCATCTCCGCCCAGAAAGCCCGCTTGGTCGCCGACCAGATCCGCGGGAAGAAGGTGGGCGAAGCGCTCAACCTGTTGGCCTTCAGCAGCAAAAAAGCCGCTGAAATCATGAAGAAAGTCCTCGAGTCGGCCGTTGCCAACGCCGAACACAACGAAGGCGCTGACGTTGATGACCTGAAGGTCTCCACCGTCTTCGTCAACGAAGGGCGTTCGCTGAAGCGCATCATGCCACGTGCCAAAGGCCGTGCTGATCGCATCGTCAAGCGGTCTTGCCATATCACTGTCAAGGTTGCGGACAAGTAA
- the rpsS gene encoding 30S ribosomal protein S19 encodes MPRSLKKGPFIDLHLLKKVEVAVEKNDRKPVKTWSRRSMILPQMVGLTIAVHNGRQHVPVLVNEDMVGHKLGEFAGTRTYRGHVADKKAKR; translated from the coding sequence GTGCCACGTTCTCTGAAAAAAGGTCCTTTTATCGATCTTCACCTGCTGAAGAAGGTCGAAGTGGCGGTGGAGAAGAACGATCGCAAGCCAGTTAAAACCTGGTCGCGCCGTTCGATGATCCTGCCACAAATGGTCGGTCTGACCATCGCGGTACACAACGGTCGCCAACACGTCCCCGTTCTCGTGAACGAAGACATGGTCGGCCACAAACTGGGCGAGTTCGCCGGTACCCGCACCTACCGCGGGCACGTGGCTGACAAGAAAGCCAAGCGTTAA
- the rpsC gene encoding 30S ribosomal protein S3: MGQKVHPTGIRLGIVKEHTSVWYADGATYADYLLKDLQTREYLQDKLKSASVSRIDIHRPAQTARITIHTARPGIVIGKKGEDVEKLRQDLTKQMGVPVHINIEEIRKPELDAMLVAQSVAQQLERRVMFRRAMKRAVQNAMRIGAKGIKIQVSGRLGGAEIARTEWYREGRVPLHTLRADIDYNTYEAHTTYGVIGVKVWIFKGEVIGGRQEELKPQAPAPRKKAAK, translated from the coding sequence ATGGGTCAGAAAGTACATCCCACTGGCATTCGCCTGGGAATCGTCAAGGAGCACACCTCCGTCTGGTACGCAGACGGCGCGACTTACGCAGATTACCTGCTGAAGGATCTGCAAACTCGCGAGTACCTCCAGGACAAACTAAAAAGCGCGTCCGTTAGCCGTATCGATATTCATCGTCCGGCTCAAACTGCACGCATCACCATCCACACCGCTCGTCCCGGTATCGTTATCGGCAAGAAAGGTGAAGATGTTGAGAAGCTGCGTCAGGACCTGACCAAGCAGATGGGTGTGCCTGTGCACATCAACATCGAAGAGATCCGCAAGCCGGAACTCGACGCCATGCTGGTTGCTCAGAGCGTAGCCCAGCAGCTGGAACGCCGCGTAATGTTCCGTCGCGCCATGAAGCGCGCCGTACAGAACGCCATGCGTATTGGTGCCAAGGGCATCAAGATCCAGGTGAGCGGTCGTCTCGGCGGTGCCGAGATCGCACGTACCGAGTGGTATCGCGAAGGTCGTGTGCCTCTGCACACCCTGCGTGCCGATATCGACTACAACACCTACGAAGCTCACACCACCTACGGTGTGATCGGTGTGAAGGTTTGGATCTTCAAAGGCGAAGTGATTGGTGGTCGCCAGGAAGAGCTGAAGCCTCAAGCACCAGCGCCTCGTAAAAAAGCTGCTAAGTAA
- the rpmC gene encoding 50S ribosomal protein L29, translating into MKANELREKSAQQLNEQLLGLLRDQFNLRMQKATGQLGQSHLLSQVKRDIARVKTVLNQQAGK; encoded by the coding sequence ATGAAAGCGAATGAACTTCGTGAAAAATCGGCACAGCAACTGAATGAGCAACTGCTCGGCTTGCTGCGCGACCAGTTCAATCTGCGCATGCAGAAAGCAACTGGCCAGTTGGGGCAGTCGCACCTGCTCTCGCAAGTTAAGCGTGACATCGCTCGCGTGAAAACTGTGCTCAACCAGCAGGCAGGTAAGTGA
- the rplP gene encoding 50S ribosomal protein L16, with protein MLQPKRTKFRKQMTGHNRGLALRGSKVSFGEFALKAVARGRLTARQIESARRALTRHVKRGGKIWIRVFPDKPVTKKPLEVRMGKGKGSVEYWVAQIQPGKVLYEIEGVSEELAREAFALAAAKLPLATSFVKRTVM; from the coding sequence ATGTTGCAACCAAAGCGTACAAAATTCCGCAAGCAGATGACTGGCCACAACCGTGGTCTGGCACTGCGCGGTAGCAAGGTCAGCTTCGGCGAATTCGCTCTGAAAGCTGTCGCTCGCGGTCGTCTCACCGCTCGCCAGATCGAGTCGGCACGTCGTGCCCTGACCCGTCACGTAAAACGTGGCGGCAAGATCTGGATCCGTGTGTTCCCGGACAAGCCGGTTACCAAGAAGCCTCTCGAAGTGCGGATGGGTAAAGGTAAGGGTTCCGTGGAATACTGGGTTGCCCAGATCCAGCCAGGCAAAGTCCTGTACGAGATCGAGGGTGTTTCTGAAGAGCTGGCGCGCGAAGCTTTCGCCCTGGCTGCTGCAAAGCTGCCTCTCGCCACCTCCTTTGTTAAGCGGACGGTGATGTGA
- the rplN gene encoding 50S ribosomal protein L14 — protein MIQTQSMLDVADNSGARRVMCIKVLGGSHRRYAGIGDIIKVTVKEAIPRGKVKKGQVMTAVVVRTRHGVRRADGSIIRFDGNAAVLLNTKQEPIGTRIFGPVTRELRTEKFMKIVSLAPEVL, from the coding sequence ATGATTCAGACTCAATCCATGCTCGATGTGGCCGATAACAGCGGCGCTCGTCGCGTCATGTGCATCAAGGTGCTCGGCGGTTCCCACCGCCGTTACGCCGGCATCGGTGACATCATCAAGGTTACCGTCAAGGAAGCAATTCCGCGCGGTAAGGTCAAAAAAGGCCAAGTGATGACCGCTGTTGTCGTCCGTACCCGTCACGGTGTACGTCGCGCTGACGGTTCCATCATTCGTTTCGACGGCAACGCTGCTGTTCTGCTGAACACCAAGCAAGAGCCGATCGGCACTCGCATCTTCGGGCCAGTGACCCGTGAACTTCGTACCGAGAAGTTCATGAAGATCGTCTCGCTCGCCCCTGAAGTGCTCTAA
- the rpsQ gene encoding 30S ribosomal protein S17 — protein sequence MAEAEKTVRTLTGRVVSDKMDKTITVLIERRVKHPIYGKYVKRSTKLHAHDESNQCKIGDKVSIRETRPLAKTKSWALVEVLERAVEV from the coding sequence ATGGCTGAAGCTGAAAAAACCGTCCGTACGCTGACTGGCCGTGTCGTCAGCGACAAAATGGACAAGACCATCACCGTTCTGATCGAGCGTCGCGTCAAGCACCCGATCTACGGTAAATACGTTAAGCGTTCGACTAAGCTGCACGCGCACGACGAATCCAACCAGTGCAAGATCGGCGACAAGGTTTCCATCCGTGAAACCCGTCCGCTGGCCAAGACCAAGTCCTGGGCACTGGTTGAAGTCCTCGAACGCGCTGTTGAAGTCTAA